One segment of Bacillus alkalisoli DNA contains the following:
- the cls gene encoding cardiolipin synthase gives MFTMFFGVIIVIGLIVLAYLIIDFNLGRKRHLETVAKIEFPKRYSDLQLFTDGGKLFKEMFNDLRSAKEHIHALFYIVQDDHISKEFFDILKEKAKQGVEVRLLLDWVGSKNVKKQEIEKLKQSGVEFYYCHIPKAPFFFYTFNERNHRKITVVDGNIGFVGGFNVGKEYLGQDPKYGVWRDYHLKMTGEGVQDLQKQFLEDWLDDSKIDLLENTKYFPASEKGKTRHQIVPTNGAFLTSTFKQLLKCAQNEVVICTPYFVPSDELMEELLQTLGRGVKVKIVVPQKEDHPLLRDAAFNYFPTLMEAGAEVYRFFYGFFHAKVIIVDSELCDIGTANFDKRSLHINHEINCIIFDKEFVRHVREKVDSDLATAERLTEEFLHQRGLLEKSKQQVAKVLSPLL, from the coding sequence ATGTTCACAATGTTTTTTGGGGTTATTATTGTAATAGGCTTGATCGTGCTTGCTTATTTAATTATTGACTTTAACCTCGGACGTAAAAGGCATTTGGAAACGGTAGCGAAAATAGAATTTCCAAAGCGTTATAGCGATCTGCAACTTTTTACGGATGGTGGCAAGCTTTTCAAAGAGATGTTTAACGACTTACGTTCGGCAAAAGAACATATCCACGCTCTCTTCTATATAGTTCAAGATGACCATATTAGCAAAGAGTTTTTTGACATTTTAAAAGAAAAAGCAAAACAAGGAGTGGAAGTTCGACTTTTACTGGACTGGGTTGGATCGAAAAATGTAAAAAAGCAAGAAATTGAAAAACTAAAACAGAGCGGTGTGGAGTTTTATTATTGTCATATACCGAAAGCCCCGTTCTTTTTTTACACTTTTAACGAGCGAAACCATCGGAAAATAACGGTGGTTGACGGAAACATTGGGTTTGTTGGAGGTTTTAATGTTGGAAAAGAGTATTTAGGACAAGACCCGAAATACGGTGTTTGGCGCGATTATCACTTAAAAATGACAGGAGAAGGTGTGCAAGATTTACAAAAGCAATTTTTAGAAGATTGGCTTGATGATTCAAAAATTGACTTATTAGAAAACACAAAGTACTTTCCTGCATCTGAAAAAGGTAAGACTAGGCATCAAATCGTACCTACGAACGGAGCTTTTTTAACCTCAACGTTCAAACAACTATTAAAATGCGCCCAAAATGAGGTAGTTATTTGCACACCATATTTCGTACCAAGTGATGAACTAATGGAGGAATTGCTGCAAACTCTAGGGCGTGGAGTGAAAGTGAAAATTGTTGTACCCCAAAAAGAAGATCATCCGTTACTAAGGGATGCGGCCTTTAACTACTTTCCTACCTTAATGGAGGCTGGTGCCGAAGTTTACAGATTTTTCTATGGCTTTTTCCATGCGAAGGTCATCATTGTGGACAGTGAGCTATGTGATATTGGAACAGCTAACTTTGATAAACGTAGCCTGCATATTAATCATGAAATCAACTGTATTATTTTTGATAAAGAGTTTGTTCGCCATGTAAGAGAGAAGGTGGACTCAGATTTAGCCACTGCAGAACGATTAACGGAGGAATTTTTACACCAGCGCGGATTATTGGAAAAGAGCAAGCAGCAAGTCGCAAAAGTTTTATCCCCACTTTTATAG
- a CDS encoding heterodisulfide reductase-related iron-sulfur binding cluster: protein MSNYLLIANWILFIIVTAYAASLFVYLIRTRITYIKLGKKVEFDNKIKERLNNVWVNVFGQKKLLKDKKSGIIHVMFFYGFILVQLGAIDLIIKGLAPNAHLPLGPLYPAFTFFQEIVTLMILVAVVWAFHRRYIEKLVRLKRGFKSGLVLLFIGGLMLSVLFSNGMGILWHNHDLTWSEPVASAFAYLFGWINTTAAIALFYIGWWIHLLLLLVFLVYVPQSKHAHLIAGPANVFFHRLDNPGKLSKIDFEDETQESFGVGKIQDFTQHQMIDFYACVECGRCTNMCPATGTGKMLSPMDLIVKLRDHLTETGAAVTSKQPWVPTYAFNNTKANQLALAAAGQGAKESVATLDYSPSLIGDVITEEEIWACTTCRNCEDQCPVMNEHVDKIIDLRRYLVLTEGKMDPEAQRAMTNIERQGNPWGLNRKERENWRDAAPEVSIPTVKEMKKAGEDFEYLFWVGAMGSFDNRSQKIAISFAKLLNEAGVKFAILGNKEKNSGDTPRRLGNEFLFQELATNNIAEFEKNEVKKIVTIDPHAYNIFKNEYPDFGLEAEVFHHTEVLADLVKAGKLAPKHAVNETITFHDSCYLGRYNEVYEPPREILKAIPGVKLVEMERNREKGMCCGAGGGLMWMEETAGTRVNVARTEQALAVQPTMISSGCPYCLTMLSDGTKAKEVEEQVGTYDVAELLDKAIFGEGKKEEEAS from the coding sequence TTGTCAAATTACTTACTAATTGCAAACTGGATTTTATTCATTATTGTAACCGCTTACGCAGCATCCTTGTTTGTATACTTAATTCGCACAAGAATCACTTACATCAAGCTCGGAAAGAAAGTGGAGTTTGATAACAAAATCAAAGAACGTCTAAACAACGTATGGGTAAACGTTTTTGGACAAAAGAAACTTTTAAAAGACAAAAAAAGCGGAATCATACATGTTATGTTTTTCTACGGGTTTATTCTCGTACAGCTAGGAGCAATAGATCTAATCATTAAAGGGCTAGCACCAAACGCTCACCTACCATTAGGTCCACTCTACCCGGCATTCACGTTTTTCCAAGAAATCGTGACATTAATGATTTTAGTAGCAGTAGTTTGGGCGTTCCATCGACGTTACATTGAAAAACTTGTACGCCTTAAGCGCGGTTTCAAATCAGGTTTAGTGCTACTGTTCATCGGTGGACTCATGCTTTCCGTTCTTTTCTCAAACGGAATGGGTATCCTTTGGCACAATCACGACTTAACATGGAGCGAGCCAGTTGCCTCTGCGTTTGCTTATCTGTTTGGTTGGATAAACACAACAGCAGCCATCGCCCTTTTCTACATCGGTTGGTGGATTCACTTATTACTATTACTCGTTTTCTTAGTTTACGTACCACAATCCAAGCACGCACACTTAATCGCAGGGCCAGCAAACGTATTTTTCCACCGTTTAGACAATCCTGGGAAATTATCGAAAATTGACTTCGAAGACGAAACACAAGAATCTTTCGGAGTTGGGAAAATTCAAGACTTCACACAACACCAGATGATCGACTTCTACGCATGTGTAGAGTGTGGTCGTTGTACAAATATGTGTCCTGCTACAGGTACAGGCAAAATGTTATCGCCAATGGATTTAATTGTAAAGCTTCGCGACCATCTAACAGAAACTGGCGCAGCTGTTACTTCCAAACAACCATGGGTGCCAACATACGCATTTAACAACACAAAAGCAAACCAGTTAGCATTAGCTGCTGCAGGTCAAGGTGCAAAAGAAAGTGTAGCAACACTTGACTACAGCCCAAGCCTAATCGGCGATGTTATTACAGAAGAAGAAATTTGGGCATGTACAACGTGCCGTAACTGTGAAGACCAATGTCCAGTTATGAACGAACATGTAGACAAAATTATCGATCTTCGTCGTTACTTAGTGTTAACAGAAGGAAAAATGGACCCAGAAGCACAACGCGCGATGACAAACATTGAGCGTCAAGGAAATCCATGGGGCTTAAACCGTAAAGAGCGTGAAAACTGGCGCGACGCTGCTCCAGAAGTATCCATTCCTACGGTAAAAGAAATGAAAAAAGCAGGCGAAGACTTCGAATACTTATTCTGGGTTGGAGCGATGGGATCATTCGATAATCGCTCACAAAAAATCGCCATCAGCTTTGCAAAATTACTAAACGAAGCAGGCGTGAAATTCGCTATTTTAGGTAACAAAGAGAAAAACTCAGGTGACACTCCACGCCGCCTAGGAAATGAGTTCTTATTCCAAGAGCTAGCAACGAACAACATCGCGGAATTCGAGAAAAACGAAGTGAAGAAGATCGTTACAATCGACCCGCATGCATACAACATTTTCAAAAATGAGTATCCAGACTTCGGCTTAGAAGCAGAAGTATTCCACCATACAGAAGTGTTAGCTGATTTAGTGAAAGCTGGTAAGCTCGCACCGAAGCACGCAGTAAACGAAACAATCACGTTCCACGATTCCTGTTATTTAGGAAGATACAATGAAGTATACGAGCCACCTCGTGAAATTTTAAAAGCTATCCCAGGCGTGAAGCTTGTTGAAATGGAACGTAACCGCGAAAAAGGAATGTGTTGTGGAGCTGGTGGAGGCTTAATGTGGATGGAAGAAACAGCAGGCACACGCGTAAACGTAGCCCGCACAGAACAAGCATTAGCTGTACAACCGACCATGATTAGCTCTGGCTGTCCTTACTGCTTAACGATGCTATCTGACGGAACGAAAGCAAAAGAAGTCGAAGAGCAAGTTGGCACGTACGATGTAGCAGAACTTCTAGACAAAGCAATATTCGGTGAAGGTAAAAAAGAAGAAGAGGCTTCCTAA
- a CDS encoding XapX domain-containing protein: MKESLLAIFTGLIVGFLFALFRLPIPAPPAFAGVVGIIGIYLGYKLHSFVMQFMQQGGGV, encoded by the coding sequence ATGAAAGAAAGTTTACTTGCGATTTTTACAGGTCTCATTGTAGGTTTTTTATTTGCGCTATTCCGCCTACCAATTCCAGCCCCACCAGCGTTTGCCGGAGTAGTAGGCATTATTGGTATCTACTTAGGATATAAACTACACTCCTTCGTCATGCAATTCATGCAACAAGGCGGGGGCGTGTAA
- a CDS encoding acetyl-CoA C-acetyltransferase yields the protein MGKTVIVSGVRTPVGRFGGSLSTLTASDLGGIAIKEALNRAGVAPDSVGEVIYGTVLQGGQGQIPSRQAARKAGLPWNVKTETINKVCASGMRAVTLADILIRSGEEEVIVAGGMESMSNAPYFLPKARWGHKMGDGSVKDLMIYDGLTCTFTGVHMGTYGNSCAKEMEISREAQDEWSFKSHQKALAAMENGLYAQEIVPVEIPQRKGDPIIVKDDESPRKDTNLERLAKLKPVFDHDGTITAGNAPGVNDGAAALVLMSEDRATAEGKEVLATIVGHASIAVEAKDFPKTPGLVIQELLKKTGKKVEDIDLFEINEAFAAVALASAKIAGIDLEKVNVNGGAVALGHPIGASGARIIISLVHELKRRGGGIGIASICSGGGQGDAIMVEVKG from the coding sequence ATGGGAAAAACAGTTATCGTTAGTGGAGTACGTACACCGGTTGGTCGATTTGGTGGGAGCTTAAGTACATTAACAGCTTCCGACCTAGGCGGAATCGCAATTAAAGAAGCATTAAACAGAGCAGGTGTTGCACCTGATTCAGTTGGCGAAGTAATTTACGGTACCGTTTTACAAGGCGGTCAAGGCCAAATTCCTTCTCGCCAAGCAGCAAGAAAAGCCGGCCTTCCATGGAACGTAAAAACAGAAACTATCAATAAAGTGTGTGCATCCGGCATGCGCGCCGTAACTTTAGCAGACATCCTAATTCGTTCTGGTGAAGAAGAAGTAATCGTCGCGGGTGGCATGGAGTCCATGAGCAACGCCCCTTATTTTTTACCAAAAGCTCGCTGGGGCCACAAAATGGGCGACGGCAGTGTGAAAGACTTAATGATCTATGACGGCCTAACTTGTACCTTCACAGGCGTGCACATGGGAACGTACGGCAACTCTTGCGCAAAAGAAATGGAAATCTCGCGCGAGGCACAGGATGAGTGGTCTTTCAAAAGCCACCAAAAAGCATTAGCAGCAATGGAAAACGGTCTATATGCACAAGAAATCGTACCAGTGGAAATTCCACAACGTAAAGGTGACCCAATCATCGTAAAAGACGACGAATCACCACGTAAAGACACGAACTTAGAGCGTTTAGCGAAACTAAAACCTGTTTTCGACCACGACGGAACAATCACAGCGGGAAATGCACCAGGAGTAAACGACGGCGCAGCAGCACTAGTCTTAATGAGCGAAGACCGCGCCACAGCTGAAGGCAAAGAAGTACTAGCAACAATCGTTGGTCACGCATCCATCGCTGTAGAAGCGAAAGACTTCCCAAAAACACCAGGACTTGTCATCCAAGAACTTTTAAAGAAAACAGGTAAAAAAGTAGAAGACATCGACTTATTTGAAATAAACGAAGCATTTGCAGCAGTAGCGCTAGCTTCCGCAAAAATTGCAGGAATTGACCTAGAAAAAGTAAACGTAAACGGTGGCGCAGTCGCACTAGGCCATCCAATCGGCGCAAGTGGCGCAAGAATCATCATTTCGTTAGTGCACGAACTAAAACGACGCGGCGGCGGAATCGGAATTGCCTCCATCTGCAGCGGGGGCGGTCAAGGCGACGCAATTATGGTGGAAGTGAAAGGGTAA
- a CDS encoding 3-hydroxybutyryl-CoA dehydrogenase — MNIQKVMVIGAGQMGSGIAQVCAMAGLHVYVNDIQQQSLDKGLAIITKNLSRQVEKGRMAETDKEATLSRLTWTQALEDAANVDIVIEAAVENMDIKKKIFQAVDQHAPEHAILATNTSSLPITEIAAVTSRPEKVIGMHFMNPVPVMKLVEIIRGLQTDDSVYTAIEDLTKTLQKVPVEVNDFPGFVANRVLMPMINEAIYTVYEGVATPEAVDEVMKLGMNHPMGPLQLADFIGLDTCLYIMETLHEGFGDDKYRPCPLLRKYVKAGWLGRKTGKGFYQY; from the coding sequence ATGAACATCCAAAAAGTAATGGTCATCGGAGCAGGACAAATGGGCTCTGGCATCGCACAAGTTTGCGCAATGGCCGGCCTACACGTATACGTAAACGACATTCAACAACAATCCCTAGACAAAGGCCTAGCAATCATCACGAAAAACCTATCCCGACAAGTAGAAAAAGGCCGTATGGCTGAAACCGATAAAGAAGCGACACTATCACGCCTAACGTGGACACAAGCCCTAGAAGACGCAGCGAACGTCGACATCGTCATCGAAGCCGCAGTCGAGAACATGGACATTAAAAAGAAAATTTTCCAAGCAGTCGACCAACACGCACCAGAACACGCAATACTTGCAACAAACACATCATCCTTGCCAATCACAGAAATCGCAGCAGTCACAAGCCGTCCAGAAAAAGTAATTGGCATGCACTTTATGAACCCAGTGCCTGTTATGAAACTAGTAGAAATCATCCGTGGCTTGCAAACAGACGACAGTGTTTACACAGCCATCGAAGACTTAACAAAAACACTACAAAAAGTACCAGTGGAAGTAAACGACTTCCCAGGCTTCGTAGCCAACCGCGTCCTGATGCCCATGATTAACGAAGCAATCTACACGGTATACGAAGGCGTCGCAACACCAGAAGCAGTCGACGAAGTCATGAAGCTCGGAATGAACCACCCAATGGGACCACTCCAACTCGCTGACTTCATCGGCCTCGACACATGCCTTTACATCATGGAAACATTGCACGAAGGGTTCGGCGACGACAAATATCGCCCATGTCCACTTTTAAGAAAATACGTAAAAGCTGGCTGGCTTGGAAGAAAAACTGGCAAAGGCTTCTACCAATACTAA
- a CDS encoding acyl-CoA dehydrogenase: MNFQLSEEHEMIRKMVRDFAKNEVEPTAAERDEEERFDMEIFHKMAELGLTGIPFPEEYGGIGSDYLAYCIAVEELSRVCASTGVTLSAHTSLASWPIYKYGTEEQKQKYLKPLAQGTKIGAYGLTEPGSGSDAGGMRTTARLEGDHYVLNGSKIFITNGGIADIYVVFAVTDPSNKHKGTSAFIIESDFPGFSVGKKEQKLGIRSSPTTEIMFEDCKVPVENLLGEVGEGFKVAMTTLDGGRNGIAAQAVGIAQGALDASIAYAKERVQFGKPIAAQQGVSFKLADMATMIEASRLLTYQAAWRESEGLSYGKESAMSKLIAGDTAMKVTTEAVQVFGGYGYTKDYPVERYMRDAKITQIYEGTQEIQRLVISRMLTK, encoded by the coding sequence ATGAACTTTCAATTATCAGAAGAACACGAAATGATCCGCAAAATGGTACGTGATTTTGCAAAAAACGAAGTAGAACCAACAGCTGCAGAGCGTGACGAAGAAGAACGCTTTGACATGGAAATCTTCCACAAAATGGCGGAACTAGGCCTTACAGGTATCCCGTTCCCTGAAGAATACGGCGGAATCGGCAGTGACTACCTTGCTTACTGTATCGCAGTAGAAGAACTTTCTCGTGTATGTGCATCAACAGGCGTAACCCTTTCTGCTCACACATCACTTGCTAGCTGGCCAATCTACAAGTACGGTACAGAAGAGCAAAAACAAAAATACTTAAAGCCACTTGCACAAGGTACAAAAATTGGGGCTTACGGCTTAACAGAACCAGGCTCTGGATCAGATGCTGGTGGAATGAGAACGACAGCGCGCCTAGAAGGTGACCATTACGTGCTGAATGGCTCCAAAATTTTTATCACAAACGGCGGAATTGCAGACATCTATGTTGTATTTGCAGTGACGGACCCATCTAATAAACATAAAGGTACAAGTGCATTCATCATTGAAAGTGACTTCCCAGGGTTTAGCGTAGGGAAAAAAGAACAAAAGCTAGGAATTCGTTCATCACCTACAACAGAAATCATGTTCGAAGATTGCAAAGTCCCTGTTGAAAACTTACTAGGGGAAGTTGGAGAAGGATTTAAAGTAGCAATGACAACACTTGACGGTGGCCGAAATGGTATTGCTGCACAAGCTGTCGGAATTGCACAAGGGGCACTTGACGCTTCCATCGCATATGCAAAAGAGCGTGTCCAATTCGGCAAACCAATCGCAGCGCAACAAGGCGTAAGTTTTAAACTAGCAGACATGGCAACGATGATTGAAGCTTCTAGACTATTAACATACCAAGCGGCGTGGAGAGAGTCAGAAGGACTTTCATACGGTAAGGAATCGGCGATGTCGAAGCTAATAGCAGGTGACACGGCGATGAAAGTAACAACAGAAGCGGTGCAAGTATTCGGCGGATACGGCTATACGAAAGACTATCCAGTAGAGCGATACATGCGTGATGCGA
- the uvsE gene encoding UV DNA damage repair endonuclease UvsE gives MKIRFGFVSQSWALWEASPSKTLTFTRYKTMKKDDGLDKLKEVTRINLENTLRIIYYCIAHEIQVFRFSSSLVPLATHPEVKWDYRSTFKDEFKEIGDLVKKYNMRTSFHPNQFTLFTSDKPHITENAVSDLVYHYEMLEAMGLHKSGTMNIHVGGAYGNKQAALERFFENIKMIPRDVFERMTLENDDKTYTTEETLSVCEKIGVPLAFDYHHEFANPSTVSWEELLPRVYRTWDNVGIRPKVHISSPIDDKKIRHHSDYVDLEFVKPFLKVAVDIGEDIDFMIEAKRKDLSALQLAEDIGKMRGFKRISGGSVEW, from the coding sequence ATGAAAATTCGATTTGGTTTTGTTTCTCAATCTTGGGCATTGTGGGAGGCTTCCCCGTCTAAAACGTTGACATTTACACGATATAAAACGATGAAAAAAGATGATGGCCTTGATAAGTTAAAAGAAGTGACAAGGATCAATTTAGAGAATACGTTACGCATCATTTACTATTGCATCGCGCATGAAATTCAAGTTTTTCGCTTTTCATCATCCCTTGTTCCACTTGCAACACATCCAGAAGTGAAGTGGGATTATCGTTCGACTTTTAAAGATGAATTTAAGGAAATCGGCGACTTAGTGAAAAAATACAATATGCGTACTAGTTTTCATCCAAACCAGTTTACCCTTTTCACGAGCGATAAACCGCACATTACGGAGAATGCCGTGAGCGATTTGGTGTATCATTACGAAATGCTGGAGGCAATGGGTCTTCATAAAAGTGGGACAATGAATATTCATGTTGGTGGGGCTTATGGTAATAAACAAGCAGCTTTAGAACGGTTTTTTGAAAATATTAAGATGATCCCACGAGACGTTTTTGAGCGCATGACGCTAGAGAACGATGATAAAACGTACACAACAGAAGAAACGCTTTCGGTTTGTGAAAAAATTGGCGTGCCTCTCGCTTTTGATTATCATCATGAATTTGCCAACCCGAGTACTGTTTCGTGGGAGGAATTGTTACCGCGTGTATATCGGACTTGGGATAATGTTGGGATTCGACCTAAAGTCCACATTTCATCCCCAATTGATGATAAAAAAATTCGCCATCATTCTGATTATGTGGATTTAGAGTTTGTTAAGCCGTTTTTAAAAGTAGCTGTCGACATTGGAGAAGATATTGACTTTATGATCGAAGCGAAGCGAAAAGACTTATCCGCTCTTCAGCTAGCAGAAGACATCGGTAAAATGCGCGGCTTCAAACGCATCTCCGGCGGGAGTGTTGAATGGTAA
- a CDS encoding acyl-CoA dehydrogenase — translation MNLRFTEEQEMMRKMVRDFAQEEIAPFVEQMEAGAFPRDILNKMAELGLMGITIPEQYGGAGMDFTSYIIAINEISKVSATVGVILSVHTSVGTNPVLYFGTEEQKQKYVTKLAAGEYLGAFALTEPSAGSDAGSLKTRAVKNDDHYILNGAKVFITNGGEADTYIVFASTNPELGSKGVSAFIVEKDTPGFIIGKDEHKMGLHGSKTVQLTFEDAKVPAENLLGQEGEGFKIAMANLDVGRIGIAAQSLGIAEAATEAAIAYSKERVQFGKPISAQQGVGFKLADMATAVEAAKLLTYRAANLRQNGMSCGKEASIAKLFASKTAMEVTTEAIQVFGGYGYTKDYPVERYFRDAKVCEIYEGTSEIQRIVIGKHLIS, via the coding sequence ATGAACTTACGTTTTACCGAAGAACAAGAAATGATGAGAAAAATGGTCCGCGACTTCGCCCAAGAGGAAATCGCTCCATTCGTCGAACAAATGGAAGCAGGCGCATTCCCACGCGACATTTTAAATAAAATGGCAGAACTAGGCTTAATGGGTATCACGATCCCAGAACAATACGGCGGCGCAGGAATGGACTTCACATCCTACATCATCGCGATCAACGAAATCTCCAAAGTAAGCGCAACAGTTGGTGTTATCCTATCTGTCCACACATCAGTAGGAACAAACCCAGTCCTTTACTTCGGAACAGAAGAACAAAAACAAAAATACGTAACAAAACTAGCTGCTGGTGAATATTTAGGGGCATTCGCCCTAACAGAACCAAGTGCAGGCTCTGACGCAGGAAGCCTGAAAACACGCGCAGTCAAAAACGACGACCATTACATTCTAAACGGAGCCAAAGTGTTCATCACAAACGGTGGCGAAGCAGACACGTACATCGTATTTGCTTCCACCAATCCTGAGCTAGGCTCCAAAGGTGTTTCAGCATTCATCGTAGAAAAAGACACGCCAGGCTTCATCATTGGGAAAGACGAGCACAAAATGGGCCTTCACGGTTCCAAAACAGTGCAGTTAACCTTTGAAGACGCAAAAGTGCCAGCAGAAAACCTACTTGGCCAAGAAGGAGAAGGCTTCAAAATTGCGATGGCCAATTTAGACGTAGGTCGTATCGGTATCGCCGCTCAATCTTTAGGAATCGCCGAAGCAGCAACAGAAGCAGCTATCGCTTATTCAAAAGAACGCGTTCAATTTGGCAAACCAATCTCCGCTCAACAAGGAGTTGGCTTCAAACTAGCAGACATGGCAACAGCTGTTGAAGCTGCCAAACTATTAACCTATCGCGCTGCAAACTTAAGACAAAATGGCATGTCTTGCGGAAAAGAAGCGTCCATTGCCAAACTTTTCGCATCGAAAACAGCCATGGAAGTAACAACAGAAGCAATCCAAGTGTTCGGAGGCTACGGCTACACGAAAGACTACCCAGTAGAACGCTACTTCCGCGACGCAAAAGTATGCGAAATCTACGAAGGCACAAGCGAAATCCAACGAATCGTTATTGGGAAGCATTTGATTAGTTGA